The window TCAGAATGACCGAATTCATGAAAATTTAAGGAGTAAGCATGAACGCGGAAGCGTCTGAGAGCAAAGGGCGGAAGGGAGAAAAGAGGGAAAAACCCAGCATGTGGAAGACCGTTTCCATTGTATTCGAGTCCCGGGTGGCCACCGTCGGGTTGTTCATGGTCGGTTTCTGGCTGGTCGTGGCCGCCGTTTCCCTTTTCTGGACCCCCTATGACCCCAATACCAGCGATTTTATCCAGAACCTGGGTCCCAACGCCACGAACTGGCTGGGCACGGATCACATGGGCCGTGACATCCTGTCACGCCTCATGGACGGCACCCAGGTGGTGTTGCTGAAGACCCGCCTGCCGGGCGGAGAACACTCGATTCCCGGAGGGGTGGCCATCTGGGGGGTACTGGGCTCGCTGATCGTGGGGACCACGTTGGGGCTCAACGCGGGGTACCGGCGCGGCTGGTACGACCAGATCATCATGCAGGTGCTCGACGCCCTGATCGCCTTTCCCCAGATCGTGCTCTACCTGGTGGTCATCGCCGCCCTGGGACAGGGCGACTTGGTGGTGATTCTGGCCATCACCATCACGGGGGCGCCCGGCGTGGCCAGGCTGGCCCGCAGCCTGGCCCTGGACATCCAGACGCGCGACTACATCCGTGCGGCGGAAACGCGGGCCGAAAGTGTGTGGTTCATCATGTTTCGGGAAATTCTTCCCAATGCACGCGGTCCCCTGCTGGTGGATTCCATGCTGCGGGTGGGCTACGCCATCTTCATGATCGGCACCCTGGGCTTCCTGGGGGTCGGCCTGCCGCCGCCGAACCCGGACTGGGGCAGCATGGTCAACGAGGCCCGCAAATACATCTTCGTCAACCAACTGGCGGTGATCTGGCCGGCGCTGGCCATCGCCACCCTGGTCATCGGCCTCAACCTCTTTGCAGACGGTCTGCGGGAGGAGCTGATGCGCTATCAAAAATAATTTTTCATCTTGGAATGTATCCGTATTCAGTAATCAGGGGGTACTGCACGTCGTAGATGAAAAAAGATAAAAAGTGAACGATGAAAAATTATGGGAAAAATTATGGCTGAGCCAACGACGAGCAAACGGAAGGAGATACCCGTTCTGGACATCGAAAACCTGGCGGTGGCTTACAAGGTCCGGGGGGGGGAGGTCGAAGCCCTTCAAAATGTCACCTTCGATATCATGAAGGGTGAAACGCATGGCATCGTGGGGGAATCCGGCTGCGGCAAGAGCACCTGCGCCTGGTCCGTCATCAATTTTCTGGGAGCCAACGGGTATGTCAAACGAGGCTCCATCCGGTTTCAGGGCAAGAACCTGGTGGGCAAAAAAGGGGAGGAACTGCGGCGCCTGCGCGGCGATCAGATCGCCATGGTGTACCAGGACCCCATGCAGTCCCTCAATCCCTCCATGCGCCTGGGCGATCAGATGAAGGAAGTGCTCACCGTTCACCAGGGACTATCGGATGGCGAAGCTGGCAAACGGTGCATCAAGATGCTGGAGCGGGTGTACATGCCGGACGCCGCCAATGTGATGCACCGTTACCCTCACCAGATATCGGGCGGGCAGCAGCAGCGCGTGGTCATTGCCATGGCTCTGTTGAACAACCCGGCTCTGCTGTTGATGGACGAGCCCACGACGGCGTTGGACGTGACCGTGGAGGCGGCCGTGCTGGACCTCATCGCCGACCTGCGTCAGGAGTACAACACGGCCATCATGTACATCACCCACGATCTCGGTGTGGTGGCCCGGGTGTCGACCCGGGTGGGCGTCATGTATGCCGGGGAAATGGTCGAGCGTGCCAAGGTTGAGGACCTGTTCAAATCCCCGCAGCACCCCTACACCCAGGGCCTGATGCGCTGCGTACCCAAACTGGGTACCGACAGGTCCAGCAGCGTTCTGTATCCTATACCGGGTCGTGTGCCGCCGCCGGACGGACGACCGGCGGGCTGCGTGTTCTGGCCCCGCTGTGACTATGTGCGCAAGCGCTGCCGCGATGAAAGGCCCCGGCTGCGGGACATCGGCGACAACGGTACCCAGGTGCGTTGCCACTTTTCCGAAGAGATCGATCTGGGCAGCTGGGAGCCGCCGGAAGATCTGGTTCCAAAGAGAGCCGGTCGTAAAAAAGAGGGTTTGCAGAAGCCGGAAACGATCCTGGAGGTAAAAGGGCTGCAGAAATACTATGGCGTGCGGGGCAATTCCTTCAAGGATGTTTTTGGGTTGGGCGAAAAACGCTATGTCAAGGCCGTGGAGCATGCCAGCTTCAAGGTCCCCAAGGGCAAAACACTGGGCATCGTGGGCGAATCGGGCTGCGGCAAAAGCACGCTTGTCAAGACCATCATCGGCCTGGAGGACGCCACGAATGGAGAGGTGCGGTTTCTAGGTTTCGACATCACCAACCACATTCTGAAGCGCGACAGCAAGTTGATCCGGGAGCTGCAGATGGTGTTTCAGAACCCTGATTCCACCATGAACCCGTCCTACACCGTGGGGCAGCAGATTGCCAGGCCCATGAAGCGCTTCAACGCCATACCGAGGGAGAAGATCACCGACGAGGTCCTGCGCCTTCTGCGGGCCATGCGGCTGGGAGCAAAATATTACGACCGTCTGCCGCGTCAGCTATCCGGCGGTGAAAAGCAGCGCGTGGGCATCGCCAGAGCCCTGGCGAGTCACCCCGACCTGGTACTGTGCGACGAGCCTGTCAGCGCGCTGGACGTGTCCGTGCAAGCCGCTATCATCAACCTGTTGATGGAGATCCAGGAGGAGTTCGGCACCACCCTGATTTTTATTTCCCACGATCTGAGCGTTACGCGCTTTTTTTCCGACTATGTGTGCGTCATGTACCTGGGTCAGGTCATGGAACTGGGACCGGCAGAAGAGATCTACGCACCGCCCTACCACCCCTACACCGAAGCGCTGCTCTCGGCCGTACCTATTCCCGATCCCACGGCCAAGCAAAAGAGCATTCGCCTGCCCGGGGTTGTTCCCAGCGCCATCGCTCCACCGGCCGGATGCCGGTTGAACACGCGCTGTCCACGGTGT is drawn from Deltaproteobacteria bacterium and contains these coding sequences:
- a CDS encoding ABC transporter permease; the protein is MNAEASESKGRKGEKREKPSMWKTVSIVFESRVATVGLFMVGFWLVVAAVSLFWTPYDPNTSDFIQNLGPNATNWLGTDHMGRDILSRLMDGTQVVLLKTRLPGGEHSIPGGVAIWGVLGSLIVGTTLGLNAGYRRGWYDQIIMQVLDALIAFPQIVLYLVVIAALGQGDLVVILAITITGAPGVARLARSLALDIQTRDYIRAAETRAESVWFIMFREILPNARGPLLVDSMLRVGYAIFMIGTLGFLGVGLPPPNPDWGSMVNEARKYIFVNQLAVIWPALAIATLVIGLNLFADGLREELMRYQK
- a CDS encoding dipeptide ABC transporter ATP-binding protein, giving the protein MAEPTTSKRKEIPVLDIENLAVAYKVRGGEVEALQNVTFDIMKGETHGIVGESGCGKSTCAWSVINFLGANGYVKRGSIRFQGKNLVGKKGEELRRLRGDQIAMVYQDPMQSLNPSMRLGDQMKEVLTVHQGLSDGEAGKRCIKMLERVYMPDAANVMHRYPHQISGGQQQRVVIAMALLNNPALLLMDEPTTALDVTVEAAVLDLIADLRQEYNTAIMYITHDLGVVARVSTRVGVMYAGEMVERAKVEDLFKSPQHPYTQGLMRCVPKLGTDRSSSVLYPIPGRVPPPDGRPAGCVFWPRCDYVRKRCRDERPRLRDIGDNGTQVRCHFSEEIDLGSWEPPEDLVPKRAGRKKEGLQKPETILEVKGLQKYYGVRGNSFKDVFGLGEKRYVKAVEHASFKVPKGKTLGIVGESGCGKSTLVKTIIGLEDATNGEVRFLGFDITNHILKRDSKLIRELQMVFQNPDSTMNPSYTVGQQIARPMKRFNAIPREKITDEVLRLLRAMRLGAKYYDRLPRQLSGGEKQRVGIARALASHPDLVLCDEPVSALDVSVQAAIINLLMEIQEEFGTTLIFISHDLSVTRFFSDYVCVMYLGQVMELGPAEEIYAPPYHPYTEALLSAVPIPDPTAKQKSIRLPGVVPSAIAPPAGCRLNTRCPRCELLPDPEICLTDPPWREVHPDHHIYCHIPLEELRKIEPVVSIKEVNHAG